Below is a window of Gossypium hirsutum isolate 1008001.06 chromosome A12, Gossypium_hirsutum_v2.1, whole genome shotgun sequence DNA.
ATAACGATATACGTACCAGTATATACGCGTTGGTTAAACGTATTGTCCTTTTTGAATATCCATAAATGGTTACTTGAACTTTATACAAAATCAGGTGGAAAGtccataaataatattatttctcCTCGAAGAAGGCATTATTAACGTATAGATGCTAAATGAGGCCATATATTGCTCCACATTTCAAAGCAAACACCCATTTTCAGTGTTACTATAGTGCTAGACTGAccatacaaaataaaataaagaaagcaGTACGAAGGGTGAATCATCAACATTTCAAGACaacacttctttaatttctttaagTATTCGGCAGATGAAGTAGCCCTTGAAaacataaattcataaaaatcagcaaattcataataaaaaagTATTCATTCTCACATGCACCATGGCTTAATAAATCGCCGCATAGATTGGTCAAACAATCAGCAAAATAACTATACGGAAAGCTccttaattagaaaaaaaaaaaaaactgtaggGAAAGCCTACACTTTAAGGCTCAATCCACTTTATATATTCGTGCATGGGTGGCCCCAAATAGTGTAACTAACggataatataaattaaaaatattcaatactATGTAAGAAGTTTAGCGAGTCTTATTATTTAAGATTAggagcaaaaaataaaaaataaaaaaatcagtaatttatttatttatatctctcTTCAATCATTCACCAAAAGTCTTTGTTTATGGAGATTTTTGAAACAATGTTCGAAAATTAATATACTAAAGAACTCAAAGAACAAATCATAGGCCATGTGACCTGTTGTTTAACTTATCTTATTGGAAGCAACGGGCagcgattaaaattttaaattacaatttacattattttaatCTTCGAATCACTTTGaaagttaaataatttaatttatgatttttatattttcaaaatgttACTGAATATATGACAAtagctgttttttttttaattttagtattgTAATATGATATCAGCAAGGATTTAAGCAATACAAGTATAATTCATCAACAAAAAACTTGGCCAAGAAACAATATGATCTGATCTTACAAGCTTCCCAAGCTGTTCGAGTTTGCTCCCTTCTTCAACAAACATGGAAGAGGAGGGACACTTTGTTCATGCCTGAAGAAATTTTCAGGACCAATCATTGTTTTTACATGCACTAACCTGtcaaaattgtttttaaagtatTTAATACCCCAAATCTTGGCTTGTTCGTGGCTATTTTCTTTGTCATTAATTTCATTAGTCCCAATATCAAGGTCTCTGAAATTAACATACACTTCTCGCGGAGATTTTGAAACATATGGCGTCATGTAATTGTGAATTCTCCTTATCCAACTCATGAACTTCTCAGAGTTTTTATTTTCCTCTTCTTCCCAATCCACCACGTATGATATGCTGTAGAGGTTGCCAGCTCTGTGAGGAAATGGAGTTTCAGTCTCGAGAATCTCATCCATCTTCCCTCCATAAGCCACAAATACCATAATTGCTGATTTCGCTTCTTCCTTGTAAAACTTGGTCCACAATCCTTCAAATGTTATTTCAGGAATAGGCTGTTTTACATAATCAGATTTTGCTTTAAAGAACAATTTTGAAAGAATTGACTTACGGTTCCTATTGAGTAAAGTTTCCAACGGTACTCCGATTGGAAATTGGGTAGAGTAAATATTAGATTCAGCCCAACCCATTTCAAAGCAATCTTCTTTCACTATTCCAAGTTGAGGGAATTTCTCTTCCATCAGTGGAAGAAGCTCATAAATGCTTCCAAGAAATACAGCTCTAAAACTTGCTTGAATTGTCATCTTCTCATTTTCATTTGATTTCACCCTTGATATACCGATGCTCATGTGGATTTCTTTGGGAAGCTTGTGCGCAATATACTGCCATCGATGAACAAGTTTGGTTGCATTTTGCTCTAACGTTTTGCTTACTGTAAAAACAGTAACAATAGCTGGAACTGCAACTAATTTCAATTTCCAAGCAAGGACTATCCCAAAGCTACCCCCATGTTGGGTTTTTGACACACTTTAACCGGGTAAAGTAAGAATTTCAAACAGAGCACCAGCAGCAACGTATTATACCCGGAtaaaatatgaaggaaaaatgcttgaaGTTCAAGCTTTTAGCTATTGTTGGGGATTTTTGACAGCAGAGGAACGGAGCAGAGGAAGAAATACAGGACAGAACAAGACAgtatttttacttgctcacaaatgtgcagcaagggagctaTGGCTTCAGCTCATTTAGCTCATTCATTCAATTagaaaaacaatacatttatagaTAAAACACATTACCAAATACTACCTACTCCCACTTAGTAGCCTAGGGACTTGCTAAGCATTACTTGTACACATCAATAAGCTGAATTATCAGCTCAATCATCACCTAAACTCATCAAAACATCAATaactaagttcattttcaaccaaaCTAAACTAAATTGCAACTACAACAGTCAACATGTTGCTGCAGCATGCAGCATGCATACAAGCCGTATGCACTCAACAAAAACATAACAGTAGCATGGATGGCCAATTtccaacactcctccttggactccaTGCTGCAAATGTCATTCATTCATCAAGTTTTTGAACTTGGCAGTCCTTAGATGCTTTCTTTCAAGCTGACCCTGCACAAGCACTTCATTTTCAACCTTGGCAAATGGAGTCTTCTCCTCCTTCACAGCCTTGGTTGACAACACATCTTGCCTTGTTCCCTATTACAGTCCTGCTTCTTCTTGCATAAACAACTTGCAAGTATAGTTTGCTTGCCTTCAATCTGCCATTTTTGGCTTGCACCCACTCGGGCTTGCATTTTGCTGCTCGCAACTATACACCTTTGACAGGCTCGCTTTTTTGCTTACTGTCTTCAACAGGTGTCTTCAACTTTGCTGCTTGCAACCATACACCTTTGACAGGCTCGCACTTTGGCTTACTGTCTTTAGTTGGTGTCTTCAATAGGCTCGCAACTATCACTTCTTGCTAAGCTTGCAGCTTGCACATTGGAAAGCTCACATTCtttccttgaaactcctccttcagTCTATCCCAGGCTTGTTTTGGTGTCTTCATTTTAACCACCCATATGTAATAGCCTTCTCCATTGGAGACTGGTGGTGCAGCTGGTGagaagcttgatgaagccatcgttttttttttaagtttgctAGAACAGGTCCCTTAAGAATgcagctctagataccaattgttgggttTTTGACACACTTTAACCGGGTAAAGTAAGAATTTCAAACAGAGCACCAGCAGCAACGTATTATACCCGGAtaaaatatgaaggaaaaatgcttgaaGTTCAAGCTTTTAGCTATTGTTGGGGATTTTTGACAGCAGAGGAACGGAGCAGAGGAAGAAATACAGGACAGAACAAGACAgtatttttacttgctcacaaatgtgcagcaagggagctaTGGCTTCAGCTCATTTAGCTCATTCATTCAATTagaaaaacaatacatttatagaTAAAACACATTACCAAATACTACCTACTCCCACTTAGTAGCCTAGGGACTTGCTAAGCATTACTTGTACACATCAATAAGCTGAATTATCAGCTCAATCATCACCTAAACCCATCAAAACATCAATaactaagttcattttcaaccaaaCTAAACTAAATTGCAACTACAACAGTCAACATGTTGCTGCAGCATGCAGCATGCATACAAGCCGTATGCACTCAACAAAAACATAACAGTAGCATGGATGGCCAATTTCCAACACCCCACCACCACCTCGAATGGCCCAAAACAAATCTTCTCCCATTGATTTTCTATCAAGAATTCTCTCTTTAACATCGATTAAACGAGCATCGATTACATTGTCAGCAGCAAGACCATATTTTCGAAATAATAAGCCAAAGCCACCTCCACTCAAATGCCCACCAACACCCACGGTGTGTCCAATACCAGCAGGAAAGGCAAGCGTTCTACTTCTCTTAGCAATTTCATAGTACAATTCACCAACTTTTGCACCGGATTCAACCCATGCTGTACCTTTTTCAACATTAATCCGAACGGATCGAAGATTCAACAAATCGATCACCACAAACGGAATTTCATAAGTTGTAGTATAAGAAAGACCCTCAAAATCATGACCCCCACTTCGAATTCTGAGTTGCAGTCCATGTTTTTTGCAACAATGAACAGTTGCTTGGATGTGGGATGCGTGGAGTGGTGTTATAATGACCAAAGGTGTAGGCGTAGATGGTGTTGATAATCTGAAATTTTGAGCTGATGACTTCAAAACAGAGGAGTATGATGAATTATGTTGTGTGTAAACGAGTTCTGATATGGAAGAAGAGTTGTGAAAACGAAGGGAAAGGCAATGAAGAAATTCCTCAGCTGGCTGAGTTGAATCACTAATTTTCCATGACAAGGGAAATAAAACAACAATAAGAAATGGGAACATGTTATTAGTAACCAAGTAGGATAAACTAAAGTTGGTTTCTGGGTCTAGTTATGTTTAGAGTGCAATGAAATGTGTATTTCAATAATGCCATAATacatacttttttaaaattataaaactaagAATCACCATAAAGACAATTCCAATACAAACAACAAACTTAAATTAAACTAGGAGATTAAACAACATATAAATACATGCAATATGATAGCATCAAACACTAAATTTTCCACAATTTTCAAGTAATTAAATAACATGTTAACAACGTTTATATAAAGTAATAAAGGATTGGCCGTGCAAGCCAACTGTGTTCCGGGCTGCCCCTCCCTTAGCTGTAGGTGTCACGGAGGGTCTTTTGCTATCTTTATTTCAAGCTCTTTTGTTTAATCTAGATCTAATCATAGGTTGGACAATTTGTCTAGACTCGAGGATCCGTCTGAAAAATAGgagaattttggaaaaaaaatataagttcgaaaaatggatttagataaaaaaataaaattcgttTTCTAAACGAGTTAGACCTCAAGTAAGATTTTTTAGTTCGAGCCTGACTTGGTCCGAATTTGCCTAAAATTTTTTCATTGCTACTGTTTTATTATTATCTTAGTTCtatgtataactcttattttattattaattttgctactaccTTTGAGACATTTGCTTGCTAACttgtaattatattaatattatttaagtataaaatttttttattgtattttcaatttgtcgagaaatatttattttaatatttttagtgtatttgatgtattatattttttaaaattatttttataaaaatacaatataaaaaaattaatacagacAGATTAGGCtcgaatttaacattttttatctaggctagtttagacaaaatttaaaattcatttttcaaatgGACTTGGCCGGGCCTAgaaaatatagatgaaatatatatatatataatgacttACATTACTGTTGGATGTTTTGATAGATGAAAGTCCACCTTTGACTTTTTTCAATCATGGACAAGTGTTAAAtaatatgtttattatattatttctaaTGAAAGTAgagtttatgacatgttttgatgACATAATTCACACATAATGGATGTAGAAATTTATTTCATgacttgaaatattttttttctagaaaacgAAAATATTCCAAAGCTACAAAGCTATTTTTCCATGAAGGAGAAAGCTCAGGAGCAAAAAGTGTTTAGAAAGCATATTTAgattataacaaaaattaattaaaggggTATTATGTAAATCGAGATATGATAACGTAACACTTTATGtttaattaatgtatttttaatattaaattaacatatttttgtttattatgaTTGTATATGCacatacattttttaaatttatttgttagtAAGAAGATTTTTATAAGATATTATTGTGACCATGATGTAATATGTATAttacttaaaaatttatcatattgagttataatgttattgtaacagcctaatttttagtggtatcgggaatagagatttgagatcactaaatccgatgggtgagttgaaaatttaataacttaatacctatgagtcaaatgtgaatataaaagcatttttgaattagtgaatttggtgatttaaaagaattaattaggtaaattgggtcgagaatgaggtatcgagacctcgacttcataaatcgagccataaatattgttagaaatatttatggagtgttggtgaggtagtaataaaatctagttagaaaattttgacgtttgggtggttaattaaataaaaaagactaaattgaaaatggtgtaaaagttgctaaaaggattaaatagctcaattgtcaaatgaataAGGACTTAAAGTGAAAATAatcccaaaggagatattttgggcgagaaaaatcaggaaatgggtgaaataagggcaaaattggaaaattgacaaaattggctaaataaaaatgggactaaattggaatatctagaattatcttcatttctcttcatattcatcagctgaaaacagccatggaggagggttcaagctggttttcatactcgagcttcatgtaagtttaattcttgctttctccttgaaatttttatgtttttagacttttacaattgggtccaacttactatttcattagtttttgattccatgtctaatttttgaagttgttatggatgagtgctggaagtatatgatgatttggcacggaattagagctttaaattgtttatattctgattttattgaaagaattgaatagaaagtgaatgtttgggacctaaattgtaaaagagtttgaagttagagttttatgtggaaattctgaatttcaatagttatgaaataacttataatgtctagaaaaagtattaattgagaaaattatcttaattgaggggttaattgagcaaggagtgaattgtatgaattgtgaaatttggggtaaaatggaaatcaacattttgcactaaaactgttttaggcagcagcagtagtttaactttgaaaaatcaccaaaaattgtataaatcgaattagaggatgaataaaatattaaattaaagcttattgagtctagtttcttataaaagaaattatgtaagcaatggaattgtaaatcatgagatacaataacttttgtgagacaaggtcagaatgatttcgggttcccctgttctgaatttggaaaatcataaaaaattggataaaaataattagaggcttaaatttatatgtttagaatcctgaataagtctattttcaagagaaacaaatgaggacatcattcgaatcttgtacgagaagataattaatttttagtgaagaagggtcggaactgttagacagcagaacaggggagacttcaatgaataaactgtattaattggcccaaaaaaaattatgaattttttatggtaataataaatataagtctagtttctgggaaaatttatggatcttaatttggagttctgtagctcaagataaaaataatttagtgactatgacatagatggacaacttgaatattcacataagtagatagtgaaaattatggataatgttacctacaagtgtgttgtttatactaaggatgtggattgagaggaggaggaggaaaatatacaaaaatatatgaatgactcgtgtataaattgatcacatgcccgattataatcgataagtgttggattagaaatgatataatgttttatttggtatatttattatgaaattatgattatcgttataatacaaaattgaacttgtgagtttatatggctaaattttagtgattatttgttaattttatgaatttcatgatgtgttatttcatatgtattgatgataaaaccgtgaataatgtaaaagcatgaaaattgaataaatgatcaaattgaacatttcaattcagtgacaagatgaattgaaggaaaagaccatggttagatcatggcaacaagtgataagtgatagcttcggctacacttatctgatcaaggaaaagtgaaagtgataagtgatagcttcggctacacttatctgatcaatgacaaatgacaagtgaaaagtggtagcttcagctacctgatcagtgaaaagtggtagcttctactacctgatcagtgaaaagtggtagttccggctacctgatcagtaaaaagtggtagctccggctacctgatcagtgaaaaatggtagctccggctacctgatcagtgaatagtggtagcttcggctacaagtgacaagtgacaagtgatttccgtataagaccatatctgggatatggcatcggtgtgatatatgctactgtataagaccatatctaggatatggcatcagtgagatatgtgattcgtgtaagaccatagctaggctatggcatcgatatatgaatatgtgtaagaccatagctgggctatggcatcattatgtgaagatgtgtaagaccatagttgaactatggcatcgagaaaacgaagtactaaATTTCgcaagacgttcactaatttgacaaagtttggtaagtgttacatggaattatgtgatacaaggaagtacgagttgataagatacgagtatagaacttggttgataaatgaattcatttgtgattatataattgttcatcttgaatgtactgtccatatgtattgataattcaaatgttttaatgaataaaattccgatatggaataaattgaacacgagacaaataattatgaaattgaactcggaattcatgaaaatgacggttattgatatatggagacatgagacattgatatatgaatatggaaaatgtttgataaatgtgtttattcataattatagaattatatacctcatgtgtactatttgcataaagatgatatttcaaatactttggttatttaagcttaaatatgaaatagtctgAAATTAAGATAAGttgttattaaaatatatttagattacagagatatgactgatatatgttgtatgattacataacgtgaaattgtgtatatatatatgagaaattgaatgagaattaagcccatacacgtttcttgttatttatatgaagtgtatgactgacaagggtgatgaagttataaacagagagttacacgggttgaaaacacgagcgtgtgactctccaaagtgtgaaaattttctaagtgttgcaaaagtttcatatgtttacggtttggtcccgaaccaccctgaatgtatgttttgggccccgtaggcccatataagggacgttaaacatatgtatgaaagtttttaatttagaaaaaattttatggctgatttttttACATGATCGATcatattaagtttggtaatgcttcgtaccctattctaggctcggaatacgtgtagggggtgttacagttattgCATAAGATGAAGGAGAGTATATGGCTTGAACAATAGACAACCGCCATAACTCACATTTGCAATTCACTATAGTATGGTAATCatgatgaatattatattttgttacgtacacttaatgtttattttatcaaattaagtgggAAAGTGTAAGAGATTTTGGCGTGGTTAAATTATAACTAAAATCAAGTGATCTAGTGATTAATTACctaatttaaagtaattaaatcatttacttTAACAGAAATTAAGTCATATCAAttcattttgttgtttgatgaacATACCAAATTACAAGTTGTTCATATACATAAAATGCACCATAAACAAATTGTCATATAATGATGGTTAAAATTTCGTCGCTAAAAAAACAATTCATAAATTTAGATATGAGATGGCAGTCAAAAAAGCTATTCCGATGGAAAATAATCGACGCCACATGTAACGTTATTGACGAAAAATGTAGCTGTCGGAATAGGCTTAAAAACAATGGAAAGGAAAAagatattaattataaataaattttaaaacttggatctatgaaattaattttttttaaaaagagagggtgaaaaaaatattttatgactTAGTTAAAAATTAAGCtttaaaaggaaagaaagagataaTCAATTTTCTTTCCTTCCTCTTGTCCTAGTTAAAAATTCAACACAAACAAAAGGAAAGGATTAGGAATGATAATGGAGTGGGGCTGGGGCGGATAACTCCTCTTCTCTTGTATTGCTCAATTATGGacatataattttgaaaattattatcaCTTCTATGGATGTTAAATGCATCCATCCTCGTCCCATACCATCCCTCTTCGTATTTTTGctattatctttaatatttttaatttttttaaagtcaagTAAATATGTAAccataattctttaaaaaatatatttttttaaattatgttaatacatttttattttttaatagtttatatatacaaAGATAAAAAGATAATTTCATATATTGAAGCAGGTCGGGACATGGTAAATAATTATCATAATCGTTTAATACTTATTatctaaaacaaaaaatttacttAACCCGTCTCACatctactttaaaaaaaaaactctattaAAAACAAATTGAACGATTCGGATTTCACCTTAGAAAAACaatctttttcctttcctttccccTTCCGTAGTCCAATCTAAACGTGGAGTAAGATTTTTAGTTGCCGACTTGCTTGTCCACTTAGAATAGAATAAGAAGGTTTTGGTGGAGGCaggtgttgacaccattttttttttgaaaacggggtcgacttggatttaaaaaaaagaatgaaaacgggagtaaacaaccaatccttttttgacgaggtgtgatcgggtcacctcacaaaagtggttgtttttaataaatgatttaattttattaaaacaacgattttggtctacgaaattcagaaaaatgagttcgggagccggttacgcacgaggaaggattagcaccctcgatacgcccaaaattggtacctagttgattaattagtgtcttagtgtcgaaaattgaaaatttgaagagttttaaaaaatgcgatccttaaaagaaaatctgatatcgtgaattgaaacataagattctcttgttccggaggaatatcacatccagcacgttaggacacgatactctaaccatcgaaaccaagatcaccttatagtttaatgaaaccatactttgaagctttaagaggatatttggctatttagtcgaacgaggaatcgaaacccagcacgttagggcacgtttctcgattttccaaacgcgaaatattgcctcatttagaaaaattttcttttgatgtttagtgtcaatgcttgacaaaacaacaaCGAATACGACgaggtgagcaaagtaaaatgagtaacaacaatgcaataggcaaaatgaaatgacgaggcgattacataaacaaagcatacaaataaataaatagaactatcATTTAAAGAGTGAAAGTGTTCATGAATAGagaaacaaacaccaaataacaatgatgacaataaacaCAATTATGTAACAATGTGCATGCATGTATAATTATAAGCCATGAAAGTacgaaatgcatataaattatagagtatgaaaatgtatataaatatatacatatataaaaactgtaagtattataaaataaaaatgtaggtATGTGCATATGTATACTTAAAAATGTATATAGGTATActtattttttagattataaatatacacaaaagaggaatatatgtttatacatatgtaggagttataaaatataaaacacgCGTATGTACAAATCTATAACATAAAATGTGTGCGcatgtatattataaaaaaatgtgtatatacgtgtatatatgaaaataaaaagacCATATAGATTGTAGCATATAAAAagtataagtatgtatatatattgattgTAAAATATGTACGCATTAA
It encodes the following:
- the LOC107936867 gene encoding berberine bridge enzyme-like 28; amino-acid sequence: MFPFLIVVLFPLSWKISDSTQPAEEFLHCLSLRFHNSSSISELVYTQHNSSYSSVLKSSAQNFRLSTPSTPTPLVIITPLHASHIQATVHCCKKHGLQLRIRSGGHDFEGLSYTTTYEIPFVVIDLLNLRSVRINVEKGTAWVESGAKVGELYYEIAKRSRTLAFPAGIGHTVGVGGHLSGGGFGLLFRKYGLAADNVIDARLIDVKERILDRKSMGEDLFWAIRGGGGVSFGIVLAWKLKLVAVPAIVTVFTVSKTLEQNATKLVHRWQYIAHKLPKEIHMSIGISRVKSNENEKMTIQASFRAVFLGSIYELLPLMEEKFPQLGIVKEDCFEMGWAESNIYSTQFPIGVPLETLLNRNRKSILSKLFFKAKSDYVKQPIPEITFEGLWTKFYKEEAKSAIMVFVAYGGKMDEILETETPFPHRAGNLYSISYVVDWEEEENKNSEKFMSWIRRIHNYMTPYVSKSPREVYVNFRDLDIGTNEINDKENSHEQAKIWGIKYFKNNFDRLVHVKTMIGPENFFRHEQSVPPLPCLLKKGANSNSLGSL